The following are encoded together in the Balaenoptera acutorostrata chromosome 9, mBalAcu1.1, whole genome shotgun sequence genome:
- the LOC130708889 gene encoding lysine-specific demethylase 4D-like yields MKAMKSKSNWARNPSCRIMVFHPTKEEFNDFDKYIAYMESQGAHRAGVAKIIPPKDWKARQTYDDINDILIAAPLQQVTSGQAGVFTQYHKKKKAMTVGEYQHLANSAKYRTPAHFDFKELERKYWKTRLYDSPVYGADVSGSLFDQNTEQWNLGHLGTIQDLLEQECGVVIEGINTPYLYFGMWKTAFAWHTEDMDLYSINYLHFGEPKTWYAVPPEHGRRLERLARELFPGSARGCEAFLRHKVALISPTVLKDNGIPFDRVTQEAGEFMVTFPYGYHSGFNHGFNCAEAINFASPRWIDYGKVASQCSCGEARVAFSMDAFVRILQPERYELWKRGQDRIVVDHTQPTAPDSQVLNAWREIRAPGGAALGQRHHLPRRALCPRRAVAAGGGTSHRVPVRAVCRRPSPARGSCSAAQFRDAATSTSGEPGPSQPPTPGPSAPDRHPAGRCGPRRRPWEQGTEEAAAPPRAKRRLSLHTDQDPEAQPLPVDAPSPDSAAPLSPGLQHPATASGCGCGPVP; encoded by the coding sequence ATGAAAGCTATGAAGTCTAAGTCCAACTGGGCCCGGAACCCAAGTTGTAGAATAATGGTATTTCATCCAACCAAAGAAGAGTTTAATGATTTCGATAAATACATTGCTTATATGGAATCCCAAGGTGCACACCGAGCAGGCGTGGCGAAGATTATTCCACCCAAGGACTGGAAAGCCAGACAGACCTATGATGATATCAATGACATCTTAATAGCTGCTCCCCTCCAGCAGGTGACTTCTGGGCAGGCAGGTGTGTTTACTCAATAccacaaaaagaagaaagccatGACCGTGGGTGAGTACCAACACTTAGCAAATAGTGCAAAATACCGGACTCCAGCACACTTTGATTTTAAGGAGCTGGAGCGAAAATATTGGAAAACACGCCTCTATGATTCACCAGTATATGGTGCGGACGTGAGTGGCTCCTTATTCGATCAAAACACGGAGCAGTGGAACCTTGGACACCTGGGAACCATTCAGGACCTGCTGGAGCAGGAGTGCGGAGTGGTCATCGAAGGCATCAACACCCCGTACCTGTACTTCGGCATGTGGAAGACCGCCTTCGCCTGGCACACGGAGGACATGGACCTTTACAGCATCAACTACCTGCACTTCGGGGAGCCCAAGACGTGGTACGCGGTGCCCCCGGAGCACGGCCGGCGCCTGGAACGCCTGGCCAGGGAGCTTTTCCCGGGCAGCGCGCGGGGCTGTGAGGCCTTCCTGCGGCACAAGGTGGCTCTCATCTCGCCCACGGTCCTCAAGGACAACGGCATCCCCTTCGATCGGGTCACTCAGGAGGCTGGAGAGTTCATGGTGACCTTTCCCTATGGCTACCACTCTGGCTTCAACCATGGCTTCAACTGCGCGGAAGCCATCAATTTCGCCTCCCCGCGCTGGATCGATTATGGCAAAGTGGCCTCGCAGTGCAGCTGCGGGGAGGCCCGGGTCGCCTTCTCCATGGACGCCTTCGTGCGCATCCTGCAACCGGAGCGCTACGAGCTGTGGAAACGCGGGCAGGACCGGATCGTGGTGGACCACACGCAGCCCACGGCGCCGGACAGCCAGGTCCTGAACGCCTGGAGGGAGATCCGCGCGCCCGGGGGAGCCGCTCTCGGCCAGAGGCACCACCTGCCCCGCCGCGCTCTGTGCCCCCGTAGGGCTGTAGCCGCGGGCGGTGGGACCAGCCACCGAGTCCCTGTGCGTGCTGTGTGCCGGCGCCCCTCGCCGGCCCGGGGTTCTTGCTCTGCCGCCCAGTTCAGGGATGCGGCCACCAGCACCTCCGGGGAGCCCGGCCCGTCCCAGCCGCCGACCCCAGGTCCATCCGCCCCGGATCGCCACCCAGCTGGAAGATGTGGCCCTCGTCGTCGTCCTTGGGAACAGGGCACTGAGGAGGCAGCTGCTCCCCCCAGGGCTAAGAGGAGGCTTTCGTTACACACAGATCAGGACCCAGAGGCTCAGCCCCTGCCTGTGGATGCACCCTCGCCGGACAGCGCCGCCCCCCTCAGCCCTGGGCTCCAGCATCCCGCCACGGCTTCTGGCTGTGGTTGTGGCCCCGTCCCCTAA